From uncultured Pseudodesulfovibrio sp.:
TCATCGTATTGGTGAGGTGGAGCTCAAAGGCCGTCAGCACAAGCATTTTGATGTTGTTGGTCCCATTTGTGAGTCCGGTGATTTTCTGGCTCGTAATCGTGAGTTGCCGACAGTTGAACAAGGAGAACGTTTGGTCGTTTATTCAGCCGGGGCTTACGGTTTTACCATGGCCTCGAATTATAACACCCGTCCCCGTGCCTGCGAGTTGTTGGTAGATGGCAGCACCGTAACGGTTGCCCGAAAACGGGAAACATACGAAGATCTTATTGCAAATGAACTCTAGTCAAAAGGCCGGGAGTTCGCTCCCGGCCTTTTTTATTTTCAGGATATAATCATGCCAAGACTTAATTCCTTTTACCTTTCGCCGGAGTTGTGGCCTTCAAAAATCGGAGAGCATGTTGCGTTGGAGGGGCAGGAAGTGCGTCATATGGGAACAGTCCTTAGAACTGAGCCGGATCAAACGGTCAGACTTTTTGATGGACGAGGACATGACGGGCTTTTTTCTGTTCGCGATATTAAAAAACGTGGAGCTTTGCTTGAGGCTGTTCAGCTGGAGGATCATTCCCGCCCAGTTCACGGAATAACATTGGCTATTGGTTGGGGAAAATCCAAGCGTAGAAATTATCTTTTAGAAAAGACAGTTGAACTTAAAGGATTTGGGGTTGTTTTTTGGCAAGCCATACGGAGTCAGGGAGTTGTCCCTACCCATCCCAAGGATTCTTGGACAGACAAAAATATTCAGGCAGCCAAACAATGCGGAGCATATTTTCTTCCTGAGTTGCAAACATTGCCCGGTGGCATTGACTCGTTGATCTCCATGGCAGAAGAATATGACAATCGAATTGTTGCGTGGGAATCCGATGATGTTACGACTTTGTTGTCGCCTGCCATGCTTGCAAATGGACATACCCTTGTCGTCATTGGACCGGAAGGCGGTTTTGAAGATCGTGAAGCCCGTAAATTGATGGAAGCTGATTTTATCCCTGTTACTTTCGGAGATTCCATTTTGCGCTGGGAAACGGCTGCGGCCTATTGTCTCAGTCTAGCCATGTTTGGTACACAGGAAGCATCATGAAGCTTGAAATAGAAGAAACACACCCTCTTGCCGATAGAATTCGTCCTGCTTCGTTGGATGATTTTGTCGGTCAGGGACATATTCGAAATCGGATTGAAGCTTTTTCCAAGTCCAAAAGGATGCCGAGCTTGTTACTGTTCGGACCTCCTGGATGTGGAAAATCAACTTTGGCATTGTTACTTGCCAAGTTGACCGGCAAGAAATTTCTGCGCGTAAGCGCACCGGAAGCTGGTTTGACGGCCCTTCGTAAAAAGTTGCCGGGACAGGATATTCTTATCCTCGATGAGCTGCATCGCTTTTCCAAGGCCCAACAGGATTTTTTCCTTCCCATTTTGGAGACCGGTGAAATCATTTTGCTGGCAACGACCACGGAAAATCCTTCTTTCAGCGTGACCCGTCAATTGTTGTCACGGCTTCATGTTCTGCGACTTCGTCAATTGAGTCTTGAGGAGTTGGTCAATGTAAGTACTCGAGGTGCAGAGGAACTTGGCGTTGATCTGGAAGAAGAAAGTCATAAAATGCTGGCAGCCATGGCCGGCGGAGATGCTCGTACACTACTTAATTTACTTGAATATACTTCTGAACTCCCCAAAGAAAAACGGTGCCCGGAATGTCTGCGTGATTCATTGCCGGAAATTGTTGTCCGTGGAGATCGAGATGGTGATTCGCACTATGAGTTGGTGTCTGCTCTTATCAAATCAATTCGTGGCAGTGACCCGGATGCGGCACTTTATTATTTGGCCTGTCTTATCGAAAGTGGCGAAGACCCACGATTTATCACTCGTCGTCTGATTATTTCATCATCGGAAGATATTGGTCTTGGTGATCCACATGCTCTGAGTCATGCCATGGCCTGTCATCAGGCCGTTGAGACCATTGGTATGCCTGAAGGGTTCATTCCCATGTCTCAATTAACAGTTTACCTTGCACTGGCACCCAAGAGCAATTCGACATACGCCGCTTATCATACTGCACAAAAAGAGGTGCGAGAGAACGGTCCAAAGCCTGTTCCTTTGCATTTACGGAATGCTACATCTTCCCTTCAACGAGAATGGGGATATGGGCGCGGTTATCTTTATCCGCACAATTTCCCGAAATCATGGGCGGATCAGGACTATCTGCCCAGTGAACTCGCAGGCCGGAAATTTTATCATCCCAAAGATCAAGGCGAGGAACCAAAGCTTATGGCATGGTTGAAACAGTTTCGTCGAAGTCGTTGATTTATTAATGTAAAAGCGCTGATTAGTATATTGACCAGCGCTTTTCTTCATTTGTTACTTTAAGAAAATCATAGTCGGGATTTATACAATTTTTGCCACTCATCAAGAAAAAGAATTGCGGTATCGAGGTCGGAGAGCTTTCCTTGTTGCTGACGAACTGCCCAGACAAGATCTTCAAAAGATACATTTTCGGGAAGGCCTAGTTGTCCGAGCAATTTGCGAATATCCGTTTCCAGTTCCGGTGGATAATCTGCGGCGAATAAGGATGAGGCAGACTTGGGTTTTGGCCACCCAGGAATACGGTTTGCCGTGAATTCCATGAGCGTTTGCATACGTTTGGCATAGGTATGCTCCCGAAGCACCCGTGTGCGACTTTTGGCTGCATATTCTTTGCGCTCATCGGGTTTGTTCAGGAAATATTCTATCTTTTCAGTGAATTCCGACATGCTTGTGAATGTTGCTAGTTCATCGTCGTTGAAAGCGTCATCCATGAGACTGCGTTTATCCACCAGTTGAAATGCGCCGCAGGCCGCTAATTCGAATGTCCGTGGATTGATGAAGTCTCCACCCGTGACCAATTCTTCCGTTTGGACGCTGGAATGCAGATTCAAATTGATGGCGGTCGCGTTGAATATTTTAACGCAATCTTCCGATGAAATACGCGCTCCTTTGAGTTGTACCAACGGTTCCAGTACATGGTCTCCTTCCCATTCGGTTCCCCAGATTTTTAAGTCAAATTTGACTAATTCCCTGAAGGCTACCCTGCGATTAGGATAGCCTGCACCCATGAATGAGATGTCAGAACCGAATTTACGGTGTTCGACAGGTGATAAGTCTGACGGTTTGTGAAAATCGGGTTGAGCGGCAAGTGGAAGATAAAGCACGTTGGACTGTCCTACTGATGCAAGATCCTCAAAGAATTTACCTTTTTGAATGACTGCGAAAATGTCATACAAAGGCGCAAACGCTTTCCAATAAGTGAAAAGTCGATAGTCTTCCACAAACCACATGGCCGTGACAACGCCGTCTCTACGAAGTCTTTTAAGTGCCTGTCGATTGAGTGGGGCTTGAGCCATGGATAAAACCATGTCGGGTTCAAAGGTTTCGACCTTGGCCAGTACGGATTGGCTGGCAACATTCAAGAAGGAATTCTGCAAATAATCCAATCTGTCAGAAGTCACCTTGAGGTTGTTTAAGGAGTCGTAAGCAGGATAAAAATCCGGTGCTTCAAAGACTTCAACCAGATGGCCTTCTTCCTTGAGCGCTGAGGCCACGTATCGGCCAATGGAAAGAGATCCGCCATATAAGGGCAGAATGACAAGTATGCGTAAACTATCCATTGATTTTTCCATTGTTTTCGAAATTTTGTGGAGTCGTCATCCAGTCTTTTTCCCGATAGAATTCTTGAGCAAATAAATGCTCTTTTTCGAAGCATTCAGATCCTTCCCCCGTAAGATACTGGTGAATGAAGTGTCTGAAAATCGTTCGTTGGCTATCGTCTTTGTCTACACCGGCAAACGGGATATAAATTTGTCCTAAAGCGTCGAAACCGGATTTAAATCCGATAAGTCCTTCAGGTGCATGTTCTTTTTTCTGTGTGACCAGAAAACGCTGGAATTCTGGTGAAGTAAAAGGAGAAATACATTTAACTCCATTATCACACGGCTTGGTTTCCAGGCATGGGAGGCAGTCTGTTATACCTTGATACACAGTGTGCCCCACACCATAAGGACCGGTTTCAAAGCACCATGCCGAAGACAGGAAAAATGCCGTAACCGGCGTTCCTAGATGGGCGGCAAGATGCATGGTTCCTGTGTCGGGAGTCAGCAGCATGTCGAATGAGCCGACAATATCGACAAGGTCGTTCCAGTTTGTTTTGCCTGCCAGGTTTTGTGTTTTGGTTTGAAGTGAAGGTGGTAAGTTTTTGAGAACCGCTTGCCCCGCTGCTTGCTCCGCTTTTCCGCCGAGCAGAATAATCGAGTCTGCTTTCTGGGAGGCTCCAAATGTTGCTGAAATGGTCGCAAGAAGTTGGGGTGGTAATGAGCGACGAGATTCGCGTCCTGCGAGCACAATACCAATTCCCCCGCCTTTGGGAGTGGCTGGTGGATTAACGTCGGTTGGTGCAATCATATCCGGGCAATAACCAGCCCAGAAGTCGACAAGGTTCATACCCAAACGTCGTAGACTAGACCAGCGCATGGCCATGGCGGGCCAAGTGCCAGTCATCTCCTGTCCATTGTGCCAAGAATACCCTTCCACTTTATCCGGGGGAAATAATGCGGCCAGTCGAAAGTTAAGTCCTGAAAAATTGAGGTTGTAGACGGTGTCGAAGTCAATTGCTTGCAATTCGGCAAAAGCCCGCCGGTTTTCAACGAGCATTTTTAGGAGTGCTGTTGAGGCGTCCAGGCCGGTCCCATGCGCTGTAATCGAATGTACGACAGCATCAGGATAAACCAATTGTGCCAACGATTTCAGAGAAGTGTCCACACAGAGATGCACCACACCGTCGTTTCGTGCGGAAAGAGTCGTAACAAGCCGTTTTGTTTGGATAAGGTCTCCGAAACGGGCCAGCTGTATAACAAGATAGTTTTTCATTCGTATTTTCACGGCGTCAAAAATGTATCGTAACTTCAATGATTATTGCAAGAACCGGGCAATTTCTCATTTTACATGTCCCTGCGCATTGGTTATCAAGAGTCATGCGATATTACCCGATCTTTTTGAATCTGGAAAACAAAGCGTGCCTTGTTGTCGGTGCAGGCGGGGTTGGCAAACGGAAAATTCAGTCCTTGCTTGATTCCGGAGCCGGTCATGTGACCATCGTCGATACCTGTGAAGTTGACGTTGAAATGGAATCGATTTTAGGGGCGGATACTGCGACTTATCAGTGTCGTGAATTTGTTGAGAGTGATCTTGATGATAAATTTTTGGTGATTGCCTGTACTTCATCTGAGGCGGTGAACCAGCGCATCAGTAAGCTTTGCGCGGATCGTAACGTTTTGTGTAATGTTGCTGATCAACCTGAAAAATGCAGTTTTATTGTTCCGGCTACCATTAAGCGTGGCGACCTGACCATAGCCATCTCAACAGCAGGCCAAAGTCCTGCTATGGCAAAGTGTATTCGTAAAGATTTACAGGAAAGTTTTGGTGATGAATATGCCGTTCTCCTGTCGCTTATGGGCCGTATTCGTCCGTTGATACTTGGCCTTGGACAAGAAACAAAACAGAATACTGCGGTTTTTCGATCTTTGGTTAATTCGAATTTATTGGTAGCTATAAAGAACAAGAACCTTGACGCTGCCAGGGAAATACTTAAAGAATCTTTGCCCGAACCGTTGTACGCCAACATCCCGGAGATACTTGATGGGCTTATTTGATATGCTCCATATTTTTATTATCGCACTGTATGCGCTTGGCACCGTGCTTTTTTTGACCGGAATTACCGCCGGTAACGAAAAGCTTAAAAGGATTGCCATATGGCTTGCTGTTATTGGTTTTACTTTTAACACCATAGACTTAGGGGTAATCCTCACAAGTGATCCCACCGCGCTCAGCGGGGGGACATTCTATTTTAATATTTTGGCTTGGAGCGTTTTGGCCATTTACTTTTTCCTTTGGTGGCGGTTGCGGCTTGAATTTTTGGCGATCACTGCCTTGCCGCTGGCTTTGCTTTTGTTTGTGTCATCCATGGCTTTGGGAGGTATTCGGGTAATCATGCCTCCTCAATTGACAGCTCTCTTTTTTGGTTTACACATAGGGTCCCTTGTGCTGACACTTGGAGCGCTCATGATGGCTTTGGGAGCCGGTGTTGCCTTCATTTACTACAATCGAAAACTGAAGACCAAGGCGGGCCTTGCCAGCATGGGAAGCGCTGTTCCCTCTTTGGAGAAGTTTGATACTGTGAATCGATGGGCTGTGGCCATTGGATTTCCTTTGTATACGCTGGGGCTTTTTTCCACGTTCTTTTGGTACTGGATCGCACCCAACAAGGAATTTACTTGGGATATTATGAAAATCGGTTCTTTAGCCGTTTGGTTCCTTTATGCATTTCTTTTTCATCAACGAATTGTATTGGGGTGGCGCGGTCGTAAACCCGCCATTCTTGCCATTTGGGTTTTTGTCGGCATGTGCATTTCCCTTATACATCACACCATCACTTTTCGAGTAATGCCATGAACAGACAAATTATTCTTATAGGTCTTAACCACCGGACTGCCGGTGTTGATGTGCGTGAAAAATTCGCTCTGACTGATGTGGAGAATTTTGAGCAGGGACTGATGGCACATTGTCCTGTGCTTGAATGTATGGCCCTCTCCACTTGTAACAGGGTGGAGATTATTGCTGTTGCCAAAAATATATCCAAACGAGAAGTTGTTGATTCGATAATTCAATATTGGGCTGCCATCTGTAAAGGCGACCCTGCTTTGCTTTTGGATAATACCTACAACTATTCTGGCCTTGAGGCTGTGAAGCACGTTTTTTCTGTCGCTAGTAGTCTGGATTCCATGGTTATGGGTGAGCCGCAGATCCTCGGTCAGCTTAAAGATGCATACCGGGCCGCTGTAGCTAAGGGGACAGCCAAAACCATTGTAAATCGCTTGCTTCATAAATCTTTTTCCGTTGCCAAGCGTATTCGCACCGAAACGGCCATTGCCTCCAGTGCCGTCTCCATCAGTTTTGCCGCAGTAGAGTTGGCGCGCAAGATTTTTGGTGATCTGGAAGGCACCAAGGCTATGCTTGTAGGTGCTGGTGAAATGGCAGAGCTGGCTGCAACGCATCTACTGCGTAATGGTGTTCAGGATGTTATTATTGCCAATCGGACGCTTTCTCGCGCTAAAGAGTTGGCGGACAATCTTGGTGGCGAACCTATTCAGATTGAAAATATGCCGGATCGTTTGCATGAAGTTGATATCGTCATTAGTTCAACAGGCTCCCCGGTTGCTGTAATCAAGGCCAAGGACGTCAAATCCGTCCTCAAGCGGCGTAAAAACAAGCCCATGTTTTTCATCGACATTGCAGTGCCCCGTGATATCGACCCTGACGTCAATATTTTGGACAACGTATATCTTTACGATATTGATGACCTCAAAGAGGTTGTTGAAGATAATATGGCGCAACGTCACGAAGAAGCCGCCAAGGCCAGAACTGTCGTTGACCTCGAAACAGATACTTTTGGTAATTGGCTGCATTCGTTGAATCTTCAGCCGACCATTGTCGACTTGGTGGAAAAGACCGAAGACGTGGCACATCGGGAATTGAATAAGACGTTGAAAAGGATTGGTCAGGTGGATGAAAAGACGCGGAACGCGTTGGAAACACTTGTTCTTTCCGTGGCTCATAAATCCATGCATGAACCGATTTGTTTCCTGAAACGTCGGACTCAAGAAGAAGGTTCCGCCGAACGATTCATCGATTTGGCGCGGCGAATGTTCAATCTGGATGATGAATCTATCCCCGCAGAAGCCCATCTTGATCGAAAGAGTAGCACCTGTTCGGCAGAAGACATCAATGATCTTATTGAAGCATCAAAGAACAAGGAACAATAATGCGTAGTTATCTGATAGAAGATTTGGTCGACAAGGATTATCAGGCTGTTGTTGCCGCTTTTGAGGAACTGGGATTCAGAGGACCTCTTGATGGCATCTATTATCTGCCTTTGCCTGTCGAATTGTTGCAGCGTGAACAACAAGATCACCAGGAAGAATGTGGTCCGTATTTTATGGCTCTCGAATGTATTGAAAAAGAAGATGAAAACGTTTTGAAATTGGAATTGTTGGTTCGCGGAAGACAGAAGATGCGTTGCTCCTGTATCTCATACGCCACCCCGGACCAACGAGCTCATATGCTTGAGTATTTGGACCAATTTATCGATGAATTGGAAATTTCTATCTAGTTATGTTCAGTGTGCCTGAAAATTTTCCTGCTACGCTTCAGGATCTTTTGCCAAAATGGGCACACTTTTGTTTGTATGTTGAAAAGTTCATAACCCGTGAATTAAAACAGGAACTTTCTGGGAAACACCTTCTTATAGGTTTTTCTGGTGGTGTCGATTCTACCGCCCTGCTTCTTGTTCTTCACTACCTTTCTCAAAGAAATGATTTTCAGCTGACGGCAGCCCACTTGAATCATCAGTTACGCCCTGAGGCGGATGATGATGCTCAATGGTGTTCATCTTTTTGTGATTTTCTTGGTGTTGAGTGTGTGGTCGAATCCAGAAATATTGGGGCTTTTGCAGAAAAAAAAGGCGTCGGACTTGAAGAAGCTGGACGTAATGCCCGTTACGCATTGTTTCAGAATGTGAAAAATGACACAGGCGCAGATTACATCGTTTTGGGACATCAATTGGATGATCTCAGTGAAGATGTTGTAATGCGTCTTATTCGAGGGACAGGATGGCCCGGATTGTCAGGTATGGCTGGGTATGACCCTCAGCGCTCTCTTATACGTCCCCTACTTTTGATTCCAAAATCCACATTGATTGCTTTTGTTACCCAAACAGGTGTTGAATGGCGTGAAGATGCGTCGAATAACGAATTGAACTGGACTCGCAATCGAGTTCGGAACGAAATTCTTCCACTTATTCAAAAAGAAAATCCTAATTTTTGGCAATCCGTGAGCCGTTTGTGGAAAATCGGTCGTATTGAGCAGGATTATTGGCAATCTATGGCGTCTTTCTCTTCGGAAATTCTAGAAAATGATTTTCTAAAGACTGCTCATCAAGCACTCCGTCTTCGGTTATACAAGTCATGTCTTGATCAACTTGGTTCGGGTCAGGTTTTAGCTGATTCACTATTTAAACTTGATGAAGCATGGCAGGATAAAAAAGTTGGATCTACTTTTCAGTTTCCCGGTGAAAAGACTGCGACAATTACTGCCGCAGGTGTGGTTTTCGCCTGCACCCATTGACTTCCGCAACTCCCCGGTATAAGAGCATGTGATCTTTTGCACAATGTGCTGAAGCGTCATGCAGGCGCTTCGCTTTCTTATCATCAGGAGGAGTTATTATGAATATTCTGATTTTCGGCCCCAACGGCTCCGGTAAAGGCACCCAGGGTACCCTGGCCAAAGACAAGTACGGTCTGGATCACATTGAATCCGGTGCAATTTTCCGCAAGCATATCGGCGGCGGCACCGAACTCGGCATGAAAGCCAAGGAATTCATCAACAAGGGCGAACTCGTTCCTGATGATATCACCATCCCCATGGTTTTGGATGTACTGTCCAGCTCCAAGGACGGCTGGCTGCTCGACGGTTTCCCCCGCTCTTTGGTTCAGGGCGAAAAGCTTTGGGAAGCTTTGCAGAAAGACGGAGAGAAGCTCGATTACGTTATCGAAATCAAGTTGCCTCGTGAAATTGCAAAGGGTCGTATCATGGGTCGTCGTCTGTGCGAAAACAACCCGAATCACCCCAACAATGTTGGTATCCCGGTTATCGCTCCTGACGGTGACAAGTGCCGCGTCTGTGGTGGTGCTCTGTCAGCTCGCGACGACGATCAGGACGAAGCTGCAATCGACGTGCGTCATAATATCTACTACGATGAAGAGACCGGCACCATGGCTGCTTGTAACTTCTACAAGAATATGAAAGACGGTGGGTTCAAGTTCATCGAATTGAACGGTGAAGATTCCATCGACGCTATCAAAGATTATCTGATGAGCCAGCTCGTCTAGATCAGTTTATTGTAAGAGATTAAGCCTCTTCCACTTTTTGTGGAAGAGGCTTTTTTTATGCGTTACATGGCCTTTTAAGTTGTGCTGAGCTGATGTTGTAAACTCTTTTTATATGCTTTAAGAAAGCCATCTCTTTTGAGGAGGCCTGTTTGATCATACGATTTTATTTTGATTTTCCTGATTCTCAAGTTGGATTAGCTATGCATTATATATAAAAAAGGGAAGGACCATATGGCCCTTCCCTTTTTGTTTGTATTGTATTGAAGACTTATGCTTCAGCTTCCTGCAAATCAGCAGCTCCAGGGCCAAATCCAAGCAGGATCGGGCTGGCGACAAAGATGGAGGAATAGGTACCCACACCAACGCCGATGAGCAGAGCCAGGGCGAAGTCATGGATAACGCTGCCGCCCAGTACGAACAGGCAGAAGACAACCAACAAGGTCGTTACTGATGTCATAATTGTACGCGACAGGGTTTGGTTTACTGCGGTGTTGATAACCGAGGCGAACGTGGTGTTGCCTTTGCGGGCATTGTTGTTTTCACGGATACGGTCAAAGACAATGATGGTGTCATTGAGTGAATATCCAATGATGGTCAACAGCGCTGCGATAATAGTCAGGTCGAATTCTTTGCCAAGTATGGAAAAGATGCCGACCGTAATCGCCACGTCGTGTATAAGTGCTGCAACCGCCCCTAGAGCGTAGTTGAGTTTTAAGTACCAGCATAAACCGACGGTGATAACGAGTGCGGCAATGATCAGCCACCCCATTTCAACACCGAGCAGACCGATACCGTATACGCCGAAGCCCAGAGCCGCAGCCATGACGCCTGCAACAGTCCATCTTTGTTCGAAACGGCCAGAGATGTACACAGCAATGAGAAGAACTGCGTAGAACAGTGCTTCTAGAGCTTTTGTTCGCAAATCCGCGCCAACTTTGGGGCCGACCATTTCGAGACGTTGTATCTCAAAATGTGCACCATCAAGGTTGCTTGATAATGCGCTGGTTACCCTGCTTCTCACATCTTCTGAAGTGATGTTGGAGCTTGAGGTGCGAATCAGGTATTCATGATCGCCTTCCAGACCCAAGGTCTGAACGACAAGGCCGGGCAATTCAACGCCACTTACGGCGCTTTTGACCATTTCTACATCTGTGGTTTTATCGATCTTTACCTGGACGATCATGCCGCCAGCGAAATCGATGCCGTACTTGGGGCCACCCTTGATGAGAAGGGAGCCAAGACCGGCCAGGATGATAACCGCTGAAATAGCAAAGGCGATCTTCCTGAGTCCGATGAAGTCTATTTTGGTATCAGGTTTGATTATTTGAAGTCCCATTGTCTTCCCCTTAGATGCTCAGCTTGGCGCTATCGGAGCGGCTCTTTAAGTACAAGTCGAACAGGATGCGCGACACGAAGATTGCCGTGAACATGGACGTTATGATGCCCAAGGTCAGTGTGACGGCGAAGCCGCGAACAGGTCCGGTACCGAATTGATAGAGGATGACTGCCGCAATGACCGTCGTCACGTTAGCGTCGAGGATGGTCAGGGTCGCCCTGCCATATCCTTCAGCTACGGCCTGCGATGCGGACAGGCCGCGTCGCAATTCCTCGCGGATGCGTTCGAAGATAATTACGTTGGCATCAACAGCCATACCGATAGTCAGAATGATACCGGCAATACCCGGCAGAGTCAGCGTGGCGCCAAAGGCTGCCAGGCCGCCCATGATGAGCATGATATTGATGCAAAGCACAACGTCCGCTACCAGTCCGGCAAAGCCGTAGTAAATGGCCATGAAGCCAAGTACCATTGCCATACCGATGAAGGCGGACATGATGCCGTTGTCGATGGATTCCTGTCCCAAGGACGGGCCTACACTACGCTGTTCCAGAATTTCAACCGGAGCAGGCAGAGAACCGGCGCGAAGTACGACTGCGAGGTCGCGGGCTTCTTCTCGGCTAAACTGGCCAGTAATGGAAGCACGTCCACCAGAGATACGCTCCTGAATGACTGGCGCGGAATACACTTTGCCGTCCAGAACGATGGCCATACGCTTGTTCACGTTGTCAGTCGTCAGGTTGGTGAAAATGGAACCACCGCGTGCATTAAATGTAATGGAAACATATGGAGCGTTCCAATTATCAAGAAGCACCTTGGCATCGGTTACATATTCACCGGTCAAGACCGCGTCACGTTTCAGAACAATTGCAGATTCGGCGTAATCACCGCTCGGCAATTTCTTGAGCAAAACGGAAAGCTCACGGCCGGGAGCAAGGATGCCTTGCTTGGCCTTGGCGATATCAGCAGTATCGTCCACCATCTTGAATTCAAGATGAGCGGTCTGGCCAATGATTTTGATTGCGCGTTCAGGATCTTGCAAACCGGGCAACTGCACTTGAATGCGATTGTCCTGCTGTTTACGAATATCCGGTTCGGCAACACCGAACTGGTCAATCCTGTTGCGAATGGTTTTGATCGCCTGCTCCATGGTCAGCTTTTCGATATCACTACGATATTGTGGTGATATGGACAGGATGTATTCTTCCTTGCCGCCATCCATGATTTTGGTGTCTTCAATAGTGAACTGTGTGTAGTCAGTAATGACTTTTTCGAATGCCTCTTTCTGTTCACTTTTGAGAAGCACGACTTCGATTTGCGATTCATTCAAAACGTTTGGACGCAGAACAAAGATTTCTTTGTCGCGAGCCACGGCTTTGAGGTCGTCGCCGAGTCGGGCGAGGTTGTTGTCCATGGCGGTATCCATATCCACTCCAAGAGTGAGGTTGATACCACCTTTGAGGTCAAGGCCGAGGTTGATGGAGTCGCCTGGCAGAATTTTGCCTATTGCTGACTCCTTGAAGCCCGGTATGGATGGCAGCATGTAGGCCAATCCAAGAACCAGGACGACGAGAGCCGTGACGGCTCTCCAACGCAAACTTTGCATGAAAACTCCCTTAATACGAAATAGTTGCAACCTTTTTGCACCACCCTTGCAATAAACACAAGTACGGACCGGGCCACGATAAAATCGTGGTCCGGTCCGTTAGGATGTCGCAAAAACTGGTTGCAAGAACCTACTTTTTGTCAGCTGCCGGTGCGCCGCCGTCTTTGTCGGCAACAAATCCGCGCTTGATAACGACATTAACGCCGGTTGCAATCTCAATGGTGAGATTGTCGCCATCGATATTTACGATGGAGCCGAGAATGCCGCCATTGGTCCATACCTTATCACCCTTTTTCAGGGCTTCAAGCATGGCCTTGTGCGTCTTCTGCTTTTTTTGCTGAGGGCGAATGAGCAGAAAGTAGAAAATGGCGAACATGAGGACCAGCATGGGCAGCGGGCCGCCGAGAATGCCGCCCAGACCGCCTGCCTCGCCACCGCCCGCGGGCGGAGCCA
This genomic window contains:
- a CDS encoding adenylate kinase, with translation MNILIFGPNGSGKGTQGTLAKDKYGLDHIESGAIFRKHIGGGTELGMKAKEFINKGELVPDDITIPMVLDVLSSSKDGWLLDGFPRSLVQGEKLWEALQKDGEKLDYVIEIKLPREIAKGRIMGRRLCENNPNHPNNVGIPVIAPDGDKCRVCGGALSARDDDQDEAAIDVRHNIYYDEETGTMAACNFYKNMKDGGFKFIELNGEDSIDAIKDYLMSQLV
- the yajC gene encoding preprotein translocase subunit YajC, with the protein product MFFDSVAYAMAPPAGGGEAGGLGGILGGPLPMLVLMFAIFYFLLIRPQQKKQKTHKAMLEALKKGDKVWTNGGILGSIVNIDGDNLTIEIATGVNVVIKRGFVADKDGGAPAADKK
- the secD gene encoding protein translocase subunit SecD, with the translated sequence MQSLRWRAVTALVVLVLGLAYMLPSIPGFKESAIGKILPGDSINLGLDLKGGINLTLGVDMDTAMDNNLARLGDDLKAVARDKEIFVLRPNVLNESQIEVVLLKSEQKEAFEKVITDYTQFTIEDTKIMDGGKEEYILSISPQYRSDIEKLTMEQAIKTIRNRIDQFGVAEPDIRKQQDNRIQVQLPGLQDPERAIKIIGQTAHLEFKMVDDTADIAKAKQGILAPGRELSVLLKKLPSGDYAESAIVLKRDAVLTGEYVTDAKVLLDNWNAPYVSITFNARGGSIFTNLTTDNVNKRMAIVLDGKVYSAPVIQERISGGRASITGQFSREEARDLAVVLRAGSLPAPVEILEQRSVGPSLGQESIDNGIMSAFIGMAMVLGFMAIYYGFAGLVADVVLCINIMLIMGGLAAFGATLTLPGIAGIILTIGMAVDANVIIFERIREELRRGLSASQAVAEGYGRATLTILDANVTTVIAAVILYQFGTGPVRGFAVTLTLGIITSMFTAIFVSRILFDLYLKSRSDSAKLSI
- the tilS gene encoding tRNA lysidine(34) synthetase TilS translates to MFSVPENFPATLQDLLPKWAHFCLYVEKFITRELKQELSGKHLLIGFSGGVDSTALLLVLHYLSQRNDFQLTAAHLNHQLRPEADDDAQWCSSFCDFLGVECVVESRNIGAFAEKKGVGLEEAGRNARYALFQNVKNDTGADYIVLGHQLDDLSEDVVMRLIRGTGWPGLSGMAGYDPQRSLIRPLLLIPKSTLIAFVTQTGVEWREDASNNELNWTRNRVRNEILPLIQKENPNFWQSVSRLWKIGRIEQDYWQSMASFSSEILENDFLKTAHQALRLRLYKSCLDQLGSGQVLADSLFKLDEAWQDKKVGSTFQFPGEKTATITAAGVVFACTH
- the secF gene encoding protein translocase subunit SecF, with amino-acid sequence MGLQIIKPDTKIDFIGLRKIAFAISAVIILAGLGSLLIKGGPKYGIDFAGGMIVQVKIDKTTDVEMVKSAVSGVELPGLVVQTLGLEGDHEYLIRTSSSNITSEDVRSRVTSALSSNLDGAHFEIQRLEMVGPKVGADLRTKALEALFYAVLLIAVYISGRFEQRWTVAGVMAAALGFGVYGIGLLGVEMGWLIIAALVITVGLCWYLKLNYALGAVAALIHDVAITVGIFSILGKEFDLTIIAALLTIIGYSLNDTIIVFDRIRENNNARKGNTTFASVINTAVNQTLSRTIMTSVTTLLVVFCLFVLGGSVIHDFALALLIGVGVGTYSSIFVASPILLGFGPGAADLQEAEA
- the hemA gene encoding glutamyl-tRNA reductase, producing the protein MNRQIILIGLNHRTAGVDVREKFALTDVENFEQGLMAHCPVLECMALSTCNRVEIIAVAKNISKREVVDSIIQYWAAICKGDPALLLDNTYNYSGLEAVKHVFSVASSLDSMVMGEPQILGQLKDAYRAAVAKGTAKTIVNRLLHKSFSVAKRIRTETAIASSAVSISFAAVELARKIFGDLEGTKAMLVGAGEMAELAATHLLRNGVQDVIIANRTLSRAKELADNLGGEPIQIENMPDRLHEVDIVISSTGSPVAVIKAKDVKSVLKRRKNKPMFFIDIAVPRDIDPDVNILDNVYLYDIDDLKEVVEDNMAQRHEEAAKARTVVDLETDTFGNWLHSLNLQPTIVDLVEKTEDVAHRELNKTLKRIGQVDEKTRNALETLVLSVAHKSMHEPICFLKRRTQEEGSAERFIDLARRMFNLDDESIPAEAHLDRKSSTCSAEDINDLIEASKNKEQ